The following nucleotide sequence is from Aminobacterium mobile DSM 12262.
TGAAACTCGTGCAAGTAGTCCTGTTTTACATATTCCTGTCTCGCCTGCCAGACGGTTCGCTTCACAACAACGGGGACAAAGGGTACAACTTTCGAGATCAGCTAGAGCCCGTTCCGCTCGTCGCTTTAATTCTCCACTATACAAAAGAGAAAGATATGCTGGCTCAAAATCTCGGCTCAAGAGAGTAAATCGATCGACACTATAATCCATAGACTCTTCCCCCTCAACAATATTCCGCAGAATGTTCTTCGAAGGGCTTTATCTTTACCTTTGGCAAACTTCTACCATTTTAGCCACAATAAAAAAAGGACTTCAAACACATCAAAGCATTGAAGTCCCTTACTCTTTCTTATATGGTGCCGGAGGGGAGACTCGAACTCCCACAGACCCAAGGCCCGGCGGATTTTGAGTCCGCTGCGTCTACCATTCCGCCACTCCGGCAACGCCAATATTTTTATCACAGAAAGGGGATGATGTCCAGCGATTTAACGTATTTCCATGTAGATGGACCGCCCCATCTACTGAAGAAGCGCCCTTCTGACTTTCAGAAGGGCGCAAGTTGTTCATTTTATAGTAATAACAGAGACAGGGCAATTATCTCGTGCTTCCATTGCCGCATCTTCCACAGATTCAGGAATAGGGTCTACATAAACCTCGGCGCGACCATCTTCACCCATACGAAATACCTGTGGACAAATCGATGCGCATAATCCGCAGGAAATACAACCTTCTTTATCTATAGTTGCTTTCATATGTTAACCCCCTTCTTATATTAAGCATTCATGAACAGTTTTATATCATCGTCAACTGTTCCTATGCCCGCAATTCCAAATTTTTCAACTAAAACTTTTGCCACATTAGGTGATAAAAACCCTGGCAGCGTAGGACCAAGGTGAATATTTCTCACGCCCAAATACAATAACGCAAGAAGCACAATGACAGCCTTCTGTTCGTACCAGGCAATATTATAGGCGATTGGAAGTTTGTTGATGTCATCAAGGCCAAACACATCCTTGAACTTCAGAGCAATAACCGCCAATGAATAAGAGTCGTTACATTGCCCGGCATCAAGCACTCTCGGAATCCCGCCAATATCGCCAAGATCCAGTTTATTATACCGATATTTTGCACAGCCAGCAGTGAGAATGACGGTATCCTCCGGTAGCTTTTTGGCAAATTCTGTGTAATACTCCCTTGATTTCATGCGCCCATCGCAACCGGCCATGACAAAGAACCTTTTAATCGCCCCGGATTTAACAGCATCAACAATTTTATCTGCTAGAGCAATTACCTGATTATGAGCAAAGCCGCCAACAATATTCCCCGTCTCTATTTCTTCAGGTGCGGGAAGTGTTTTAGCAAGTGCGATAATTTCAGAGAAGTCCTTTTTCCCATTTTCATCGGGCTTAATATGTTTGCAACCAGGGAAACCTGTAGACCCTGTAGTAAAAATTCTACGTCTGATCTCTTCACTTCTGGGCGGAACAATGCAGTTAGTGGTAAACAGGATAGGGCCATGGAAGGGGCCAAATTCATCAATTTGCTTCCACCAGGCATTGCCATAGTTGCCCGCAAAATTATCGTATTTTTTAAAAGCTGGATAGTAATGAGCAGGTAACATCTCTCCATGTGTATATACATCAACACCAGTTCCCTTGGTCTGTTCCAATAACTGTTCTAAATCAGTCAAATCATGTCCGGAAATGAGTATAGCAGGGTTCTTTCTAACACCAATATTAACTTTTGTGATTTCTGGATTTCCGAATCTGGTAGTATTCGCCTCATCAAGAAGAGCCATAACCTTCACGCCATATTCACCAGTTTTAAGTGTCAGATCTACCAAATCATCTGCTGTAAGAGAATCGTCTAAGGTCGCTGCGAGTGCCTCGTAAATAAAATGATTAATACCAAGATCCTCTTTGCCTATATTTTTTGCATGCTCAGCGTAAGCTGCCATACCCTTAAGACCATACGTTATCATTTCTCGCAAAGAACGAATATCCTCATTCTCTGTGGCCAATACGTTAACGAAATTAGCTTTTTTAAGCATAGACTCTCTTGAATTAACAGTAAAGCTTGCAGCATCATGTAAATTACTAACAGAAGAAGACTTTTTAAGTGCATCTCTAAGAGTGAGCACTTTTGTAATCTGTTTTTCAATTGAAACATCATCAAAATTCGCATTTGTGATGGTCATAAATAAACTACTGAGAACCTCATAGTTAGTCACATCAATTTCACTTATATCGACTTTTCCTTTTATAACAATATCTGAAATTCCTTTGAGTGTGTAAATAAGAAGATCCTGAAGTTTTGCAACTTCTTCATTCTTCCCACATATACCTTTAATTGTACAACCGGTATTTTTTGCTGTTTCCTGACACTGATAACAAAACATACCCATTTTGATTCCTCCTTACATTCACAGTATTTTCCCCTTCTCAACTTTTTGGAGCGGGTGCCTTTTCAACGGCGTTCTCCCACCCTCCGCAACAGAGAATATTTTGCCCATCTTTTCTTTGAGTGAGTTGTTTATCTTTATTATTGACTTTACATTTCAAGTTTACTATTATTAAAATAATAAGTCTGTTGGAATTCCAACAAAAGAGGATTTTATGGAGAAATATTTGGATGTACTAAAAACAGCAAATTTATTCAGAGACATAGACGAATCAGATCTGCTTCGTCTTTTGTCGTGTCTATCTGCAAAGTCAAATCATTACGAAAAAGGCCAAACTGTATTTTTCAGTGGAGAGAGCATCGAGCAATTCGGTATCGTTTTGTCGGGGCAAGTTCAGATCATTCAAGATGACTATTATGGGAACAGAAGTATTCTTGCAAAAATTGACACAGGGGGTCTGTTTGGGGAATCCTTTGCCTGTGCGAAAATAAACACGCTTCCAGTGAGTGTAATCGCGACAACAGGAAGCGAGCTTCTCTTTATCGGCTGTCACAAACTTGCTTCCCCGTGCGGCAAGGCATGCGGCTTTCATGGCAAGCTTATTCAAAACATGCTGGATATCGTATCAATGAAAAATATATTTTTGACTCAAAAAATCGAAATCACCTCGAAACGTACCACCCGTGAAAAGCTTTTGGCCTATCTTTCGGCTGAAGCGAAGAAATCGGGGAGCAGCCGTTTTTCGATTCCATTTAACCGTCAGGAACTTGCAGACTATCTTTCCGTCGAACGCAGCGCCATGTCAGCAGAACTTTCAAAACTTAGAGATGATGGTATTCTATTTTTTCACAAAAACCAGTTCAAATTATTATAGTCAAATGATGCGATAGACAATTTCAATAATTATCGAGAATATCGCATTACCAGTGAGGAAACTATAACCCCTTATCCCCCTTCGAGGTTTCAGAGTCAAACGTACCCTATCTAAAGCATGTATGCCGCTACGTTTTTAAGGAGTGTTCTTTTCTTTCGAAACTATGAAATGCAAAGGCCGCCACGCAGAGTAACGAAAGAAGAGTTATGACGCCGTAAGATTGAAATGAAAATTTGACTATAAGAAGGGCTACAACTACAGGTGCGCACCTTTTTGCTTCACGAAAGAGTATTTCTGCTGCCGCTGTTGGAATATTGCCACTCAGGCACATGATCCATGTTAAAAGAAAAATCCACAAAACGAGGCCTACGCCTCCAAAAAGGGCAATGGACCATAACGCCCCCCCACACCATGCTCCAAAGTAGAGTGCTCCAACACGAGATAGAAGGATAAAGGCTTGAAAGAGAGTATTTTGCTTTTGTCTTTCCAGAATATAAAGGATGGAATAGAGAGGAGCCACACAGAAAACTGTAAAAAGCCAGGGAGACATCCATTGTGTATAAATACCTGCCATATGCCATCGCTCTCCAAATAAGAACGCAAAAAGCTCTGGCCCCACTAAGGTGAGATAAAGGAAAGGCAAAAAACCTATCCTAACCAAGAGAGCGAAAGTTGATCGTGTCAGTTCATCAAGGGAGTTATGGTAGTAAGCCTGACTGGCTTTTTGAAAGAACACTTGTTGAATAGCCATGCCAATAAACTGCATAGGAAGGTTGATAACCTGAAAAGAAAGCGCAAAAAAACCAGTGGTGCGAGGGTCATAGAGAGAAGCGAGAATAATAGGTGTTAACTGACTACTTAAGGTGTTCATAAGATCTGACCACGTGTTGTAGAGAGGAAATCGGCGATACTTTTTTGCCACATGCAGAAGACGCAAAGGGGAAGCTGCTTGAACCTGACGAAAGGAAATGGTTTTTTGAAGAATATACACGACTCCCAAGCTCTGGCTCACTATATACCCTGCAATAAGCCCGAGGGGACGAAAACCAGCCATTCCCATGGCCACTGTTACAAAAGCACTCCCTATTCCCTGAACTCCTTTTGATAGGGCGAGTTCTGTGAAACGCCCTGCTCGAGTACACCAGCTTATGAGTATTTTATAAATACCTGCCCAGAGAATTCCGAGGGGAAAAAGCCAAAAGCTTATGGGGAAGGTCCCCAGAAAGGCAAGAGGTGGAACAAAACGTGTTCCTATCCAAACAACACCACTTACCGTACCGATCAGAAGAATTTCAATGAAAAGGCTTAGTATCAGAAGCGCAGTGCCATCGCCATCTTTAGAGGGGACAGGTATAGCCTGATGATACGCCAGCCCCGCAAGACTTACGCCAGTAAGCAGCACCGACGTATAGAGGGCTAACGCACCATAATCTGAAGGGGAATAAAGCCTGGATGCAAAAGGCATCACTGCGAGCAAAGCTATCTGGCCTATTGAATTTCCCAGTGTCAAAATCCACATATCTTTAAAAAGAGATGATTGGAAAAACATTGATTGGTTCGATGGCAAATTGCGGTGCAAGCCAAACATAAGGATAGTCCCTCCAGCAATTTTTCTTATCTTACAATAAATGAGTTCAAAGAAGCGGTCAATAGAAGGAAAAAAAAGAATGTAGCAAAAAGCATAGCGTTCAGCAAACAATTTTGAGTTACACCTTTCACGATGTTGTGTATAATGTGTTCATAATATGAAAAGAAGGGGGGGAATGTGGCTTATGTCGAAGGTGTGGATCACTACAAAAAGTGGGGATTTTGGAGAAACAAGTTTGGGGAACGGTAAGCGAGTCCCTAAAGATGATTTGAGAGTGGAAGTATACGGCACTCTTGATGAATGCCAGGCCCATGTCGGCATGGCGAGGGCTTTTTGTGAGCTTAAGGAAATTTATGATACTTTATATTGGATGGAAGAGCAATTAGGGCTTTTGATGGGGTATATTTCCCTCTATCCTGGACTCTCTTGCCCGGATGTAAACGCTCTAGAGGAAATAGTGGAAAAGGTGGGAACCATAACAGGTCAAAAATTTCGTTTCATACGCCCCGGCGATTCTAAAACAGGTGCCGCTTTACATGTAGCGCGGACTGTGGCAAGAAGAGCAGAACGCGTGGCTCTTAAGCTATATCGTACAAAAGAACTTCCTCTAGAAGGCTATACGTATATCAACCGTCTCTCTGATGCTATATATGCCCTTTCTTTATGGTATGACCACGCAATAAGGAATGAAGAATCCCTTTAAGTTGTATAATGGGTGCAAAGTGCTCGCTTTTGAGGAGGATTGTGAATATGAACCAACAACCACTAACCCCGGCTACCAACCAGGGGTTGAGGCAGATTGTCTACGAAAAATTAAAAGAAGCCATTGTTAGCGGAGCTTTTAAACCTGGGGCAAAGTTATCTGAAATCGAGCTAGCGGAGCAGTTGGCTGTTTCGCGGACTCCTGTCCGCGAGGCCATACGACAGCTAAGCCAGACAGGGCTTATTACTTTAACCCCCCGTAGAGGTGCCTATGTAACGCTCCCCTCCCTTAAGGATGCGGCGGATCTTTACGTGCTGCGACAAGCTCTGGAAGTAATAGCTATTGAAAATGTCTGTCAGAATCCACCTAAGAAAGAACTTAAACTTTTTAGAGAGATTTTTGGCGGAATGACAAGCGCCACTCCCCACGAAGAATATCTTTCTGAAGATCGGCGTTTCCACCTTTTTCTTTATGAAGCAAGTGGGAATATTTATCTTCATAAAACCCTTAACAACATAGTAGATCTCATCAACTTATGTCGTCCCTACTCTATGCGATCTGAACCCACAGTCATGAGCCTCTTCTTAAAAGGGCACCTTGCTATTATTGATGCCGTGCTGGCACACAACTGTGAGAAAGCAAAAGAAGAAATGGCTCATCATATTGAAGACACGAAAGTCAGTCTTCTTTCCTTCCTAAAGCAAAATCCTGGAGATTTCACCGGCGAATAGTATTTAAACAACCTGATATTGATAATAGAAGGGGCCGATTTATATACAGGCGGCCCCTAACTATTCTTCTTTGTCTGAGGAGAAACGCCTCCAGAAACGTTTCAACCTTTCTAAAATACTTCGTTCCTTACCAAGAGTACCTGGAAAATAGAAACGTTGGGGCTTTAATACATATTTCTGGGGAACCCAATGTCGCGGGTCACTGTGAGGATAGATATATCCCTTCCCACCAGGTTTAAGGTGTTCAGGCACTTCTTGAAGATTCCCTTTTCGAATGGACTGCATGGCGTTATCCACAGCCATATATGCGCTGTTGCTCTTTGGGGCGGAAGCAAGATACAAAACCGCTTCTGAAAGAATGATACGTGCCTCAGGCATTCCTGTCATATCTGAAGCATAGGAAGCCGCGGCAGCTACTTGCAATGCCTGAGGATCAGCTAATCCAACATCCTCAGCAGCAAAAATCAAAAGGCGGCGACAAATGAAACGAAGGTCCTCTCCTCCCTCTAAGAGGCGGGACAGCCAATAGACGGCTGCATCAGGGTCAGAGCCTCGCATACTTTTAATGAGAGCCGAGATAATAGCATAGTGATCGTCTGCCTTTGCATCAAAACGAATGGATGCCGATGGAACGAGGCGCTCAATATGGTCGAGAGTCAGCTTTTGAGAACCGGCAGTAGCCGCAGAAGTCGCCAATATTTCAAGACGAGTCAGAGCCTGGCGGGCGTCCCCTCCCGCAAGGCGAGCTAGAACATGGAAAACTTCTTCTGTAGCGGTGAGGTTTAACATTCCCAACCCCTTCTCTTTATCAGAGAAAGAACGAGAAAGGATGTGTACCAAACTCTCTTCTGTTAAGGGGTTCAATTGAAAAACAATGAGACGGGAAAGCAATGTTTTATTGATCTCAAACCATGGGTTTTCTGTCGTAGTTCCTACAAGAATAATATCTCCCTTCTCCACAGAGGGAAGAAGGGTATTCTGCTGGCTCTTATTAAAATGATAAATTTCATCTACAAAAGCAATAGCGGCAAATCCCCCCAAGGCCTTTAAATTACCAGCTTCTTCTACGAGATCACGAAGTTCCGAAACTTTAGCAGAAACAGCGTTGATCTCGAGAAGGCTTCTTCCGGTAACTGTAGCCATAAGACGAACAAGAGTTGTTTTTCCCACACCAGGAGGCCCGTACAAGATACAACTTGGCACGTTCCCCTTTTCTAAAAGCTGCCGCAAGGGCATCCCCGGTCCAAGAAGATGCTCTTGCCCTATAAAATCATCGAGTGTAACAGGGCGCATGCGATCAGCAAGTGGCCGTTCCCATAAAGTGTTCTTCATCATTTTAAGAGTGCCTCCATCTCCCTTTCCACGAGATGAGGCACACCAGAAAGAAGGACACCATCTGTCCCTTCGCGGATAGAGATGAGGGGGAACCTCTTTTTGAGAACCTCCCGAATAACAGCCCCCTGCTCCATGCCAAGATAGACAGGCGAAAGACCCGGCCAATTTTTCCACTGGGCAGGAGATAAGCTAACGGATGGAGAAATCACGAGAGAACCTGCGCCAAGACGGGCAGCTTCCTCGCATAGAGAGCCGATATCAGGGGCATCGTCAGGAATCTGAAGTGAAAGGAGCCATGCTTTTATCAGCCATCTCTCTCCCTTTTGCTCCACCAACGATGTATATTCCCAGGGAATGAGAGGCAACGGAGATTGCAAGGCTTCCAGGAGATCTTTCATTGTAGGAAAAACGGCATCAGCCCAATGTCGCCACTCTGCTTGTGGCCTCTGCACTAAAAGGGCTCTCATTCCAGCTCTGCGAGCACCGACAAGATCGTAAACATAGTCTCCGACCATCGCACACTGTTGAGCTTCCAAGTTTAATTCTTTCGCTGCAAGCCATAAGGCTTTCGGATCCGGCTTCACAGGCCCTGCGTCTCTGCAAAAAACTTTATCGGGGAGAGGAAAGTTGATTTTTTTTGCTGCCAGACGAATGGAATCTCCGCAATTTCGAGAAACAACTACCCACGGGATACTCTTTTGATTAAGCCATTCTACAAAATCCATAGCATATTGAACAGGTGTAGCCTGTTCTGCTCCGTTCATCTCCAGCTCGTAAATATCATGCCAAAGTTCGCTCTTTTCTTTCTCTGAAAACATGGCCATCCCTTCAAGGAGAGGAACTGGACGACCTTGAAAATATTTTGATCGTATCTCTGAAAAATCAAGCTTTGTATCTGCTAAGACTCCATCCCAATCAAGAATAAATCCTGCACATTGGACAGGATGCCAATGTGGAGGTTGAATTTTATTCATGATCTTTAGCCTCCTCATAGGGCATTAGCCTCTTTATCTTTATAGCAATAAGAAAAAAGGGACGCAAGAAAAACCTTGCGTCCCTCACAACCTCCCCGCAATGCCGTGTCATGGTTGTCTTGACCCGGTCCTAATATCTTGAGGTCTGTCGTGCCTTAGCTTTGATGACGGTTTCCCGTCTTCTTTGCCGGCTCGAACTTCCGACCCCACTAAGATCGAGTGTTGGCTCAAGACTAAGTGCATGATCACGTACACCGCAGGGTCGTTTTTACTTTTCCTATGCATATTATAGCATAAATATAGGCGCTTCTCACCTCAAAGCCAGATGCCTACAGGTCTGCCTCTTTCAATTTCTTTTTAAAGATCCAATAATAGAAAGTGGCCACAAATAGGGCGCCCCCTACAATATTGCCTAGAGTAACTGGAACAAGATTATGTATATATCCTCCGATACTCACAAATTGGAGCTGTGCATCAGAAAGCCCCGCCATTTGGATCATTTCTGGAGATTTTTTTA
It contains:
- a CDS encoding ferredoxin, whose amino-acid sequence is MKATIDKEGCISCGLCASICPQVFRMGEDGRAEVYVDPIPESVEDAAMEARDNCPVSVITIK
- the hcp gene encoding hydroxylamine reductase gives rise to the protein MGMFCYQCQETAKNTGCTIKGICGKNEEVAKLQDLLIYTLKGISDIVIKGKVDISEIDVTNYEVLSSLFMTITNANFDDVSIEKQITKVLTLRDALKKSSSVSNLHDAASFTVNSRESMLKKANFVNVLATENEDIRSLREMITYGLKGMAAYAEHAKNIGKEDLGINHFIYEALAATLDDSLTADDLVDLTLKTGEYGVKVMALLDEANTTRFGNPEITKVNIGVRKNPAILISGHDLTDLEQLLEQTKGTGVDVYTHGEMLPAHYYPAFKKYDNFAGNYGNAWWKQIDEFGPFHGPILFTTNCIVPPRSEEIRRRIFTTGSTGFPGCKHIKPDENGKKDFSEIIALAKTLPAPEEIETGNIVGGFAHNQVIALADKIVDAVKSGAIKRFFVMAGCDGRMKSREYYTEFAKKLPEDTVILTAGCAKYRYNKLDLGDIGGIPRVLDAGQCNDSYSLAVIALKFKDVFGLDDINKLPIAYNIAWYEQKAVIVLLALLYLGVRNIHLGPTLPGFLSPNVAKVLVEKFGIAGIGTVDDDIKLFMNA
- a CDS encoding Crp/Fnr family transcriptional regulator — its product is MEKYLDVLKTANLFRDIDESDLLRLLSCLSAKSNHYEKGQTVFFSGESIEQFGIVLSGQVQIIQDDYYGNRSILAKIDTGGLFGESFACAKINTLPVSVIATTGSELLFIGCHKLASPCGKACGFHGKLIQNMLDIVSMKNIFLTQKIEITSKRTTREKLLAYLSAEAKKSGSSRFSIPFNRQELADYLSVERSAMSAELSKLRDDGILFFHKNQFKLL
- a CDS encoding lipopolysaccharide biosynthesis protein yields the protein MFGLHRNLPSNQSMFFQSSLFKDMWILTLGNSIGQIALLAVMPFASRLYSPSDYGALALYTSVLLTGVSLAGLAYHQAIPVPSKDGDGTALLILSLFIEILLIGTVSGVVWIGTRFVPPLAFLGTFPISFWLFPLGILWAGIYKILISWCTRAGRFTELALSKGVQGIGSAFVTVAMGMAGFRPLGLIAGYIVSQSLGVVYILQKTISFRQVQAASPLRLLHVAKKYRRFPLYNTWSDLMNTLSSQLTPIILASLYDPRTTGFFALSFQVINLPMQFIGMAIQQVFFQKASQAYYHNSLDELTRSTFALLVRIGFLPFLYLTLVGPELFAFLFGERWHMAGIYTQWMSPWLFTVFCVAPLYSILYILERQKQNTLFQAFILLSRVGALYFGAWCGGALWSIALFGGVGLVLWIFLLTWIMCLSGNIPTAAAEILFREAKRCAPVVVALLIVKFSFQSYGVITLLSLLCVAAFAFHSFERKEHSLKT
- a CDS encoding cob(I)yrinic acid a,c-diamide adenosyltransferase; its protein translation is MSKVWITTKSGDFGETSLGNGKRVPKDDLRVEVYGTLDECQAHVGMARAFCELKEIYDTLYWMEEQLGLLMGYISLYPGLSCPDVNALEEIVEKVGTITGQKFRFIRPGDSKTGAALHVARTVARRAERVALKLYRTKELPLEGYTYINRLSDAIYALSLWYDHAIRNEESL
- a CDS encoding GntR family transcriptional regulator, which gives rise to MNQQPLTPATNQGLRQIVYEKLKEAIVSGAFKPGAKLSEIELAEQLAVSRTPVREAIRQLSQTGLITLTPRRGAYVTLPSLKDAADLYVLRQALEVIAIENVCQNPPKKELKLFREIFGGMTSATPHEEYLSEDRRFHLFLYEASGNIYLHKTLNNIVDLINLCRPYSMRSEPTVMSLFLKGHLAIIDAVLAHNCEKAKEEMAHHIEDTKVSLLSFLKQNPGDFTGE
- a CDS encoding replication-associated recombination protein A; protein product: MMKNTLWERPLADRMRPVTLDDFIGQEHLLGPGMPLRQLLEKGNVPSCILYGPPGVGKTTLVRLMATVTGRSLLEINAVSAKVSELRDLVEEAGNLKALGGFAAIAFVDEIYHFNKSQQNTLLPSVEKGDIILVGTTTENPWFEINKTLLSRLIVFQLNPLTEESLVHILSRSFSDKEKGLGMLNLTATEEVFHVLARLAGGDARQALTRLEILATSAATAGSQKLTLDHIERLVPSASIRFDAKADDHYAIISALIKSMRGSDPDAAVYWLSRLLEGGEDLRFICRRLLIFAAEDVGLADPQALQVAAAASYASDMTGMPEARIILSEAVLYLASAPKSNSAYMAVDNAMQSIRKGNLQEVPEHLKPGGKGYIYPHSDPRHWVPQKYVLKPQRFYFPGTLGKERSILERLKRFWRRFSSDKEE
- a CDS encoding HAD family hydrolase gives rise to the protein MNKIQPPHWHPVQCAGFILDWDGVLADTKLDFSEIRSKYFQGRPVPLLEGMAMFSEKEKSELWHDIYELEMNGAEQATPVQYAMDFVEWLNQKSIPWVVVSRNCGDSIRLAAKKINFPLPDKVFCRDAGPVKPDPKALWLAAKELNLEAQQCAMVGDYVYDLVGARRAGMRALLVQRPQAEWRHWADAVFPTMKDLLEALQSPLPLIPWEYTSLVEQKGERWLIKAWLLSLQIPDDAPDIGSLCEEAARLGAGSLVISPSVSLSPAQWKNWPGLSPVYLGMEQGAVIREVLKKRFPLISIREGTDGVLLSGVPHLVEREMEALLK